From a region of the Sinorhizobium chiapasense genome:
- a CDS encoding IS1182 family transposase, producing the protein MMGEQSVMQEELFYGFSLERHVPADHLLRAIDRFVDLSGVRQHLAPYYSPIGRPSIDPELLIRMLIVGYCFGIRSERRLCEEVHLNLAYRWFCRLGLEGDVPDHSTFSKTRHGRFRDADLLRELFETVVRRCMREGLVGGEGFAVDASMIVADAHRQRGIETAEDLDPKAKRAVVEYLATLDDAAFGAATPVEPKFISPVDPAARWTASWGGPAVYAYCTNYLIDVEHAIIVDVEASTAVRQAEVTAAKTMIERTHDEFGLWPERLIADTGYGSAEMLNWLVHERGIEPHIPVFDKSKRKDGTFSREDFAYDHASDTYRCPGGKLLQHYRRPFSTPRSGVGKDNTLRYRASKHDCDACALKPRCCPKAPARKVTRSIYEGARDMARDIAKTDAYQTSRYQRKKVEMLFAHLKRILRLDRLRLRGPCGARDEFHLAAIAQNLRKLAKICTQGTVIPAT; encoded by the coding sequence ATGATGGGCGAGCAAAGTGTGATGCAGGAGGAGCTATTCTATGGCTTCAGTCTGGAACGGCACGTGCCAGCGGATCACCTGCTCAGGGCCATCGACCGCTTCGTTGACCTTTCCGGTGTCCGCCAGCACCTGGCGCCGTACTACAGCCCAATCGGCCGTCCCTCGATTGACCCTGAACTGCTGATCCGCATGCTGATTGTCGGCTACTGCTTCGGTATCCGCTCGGAGCGGCGGCTGTGCGAGGAAGTCCACCTGAACCTGGCCTATAGGTGGTTCTGCCGGCTTGGCCTCGAGGGCGATGTGCCGGACCATTCGACTTTCTCAAAGACGCGCCATGGCCGCTTCCGCGATGCCGATCTGCTGCGCGAGCTGTTTGAGACCGTCGTGCGACGCTGCATGAGAGAAGGACTCGTCGGCGGCGAAGGCTTTGCCGTAGATGCCAGCATGATCGTGGCGGACGCGCATCGTCAGCGCGGGATCGAGACAGCCGAGGACCTCGACCCCAAAGCCAAGCGGGCTGTCGTAGAGTATCTCGCCACCCTGGATGATGCCGCCTTCGGAGCCGCCACGCCGGTCGAGCCCAAGTTCATCTCGCCGGTCGACCCAGCGGCACGCTGGACCGCCTCTTGGGGCGGCCCGGCTGTCTACGCCTACTGCACCAACTACCTGATCGATGTAGAGCACGCCATCATCGTGGACGTGGAGGCCTCGACTGCCGTGCGTCAGGCGGAGGTGACAGCCGCAAAGACCATGATCGAGCGTACTCACGACGAATTCGGCCTGTGGCCGGAACGGCTGATTGCCGACACTGGCTACGGCTCGGCCGAGATGCTGAACTGGCTGGTGCATGAGCGCGGGATCGAGCCGCATATCCCGGTGTTCGATAAGTCCAAGCGCAAGGACGGCACCTTCTCGCGTGAGGACTTCGCCTACGACCATGCAAGCGACACCTACCGCTGCCCAGGTGGTAAGCTTCTTCAGCACTACCGTCGGCCATTCTCGACACCGCGGTCCGGTGTGGGGAAGGACAACACGCTACGTTATCGGGCGAGCAAGCATGATTGCGACGCCTGCGCACTTAAGCCTCGCTGTTGTCCGAAGGCGCCGGCGCGCAAGGTAACGCGCTCAATCTATGAGGGCGCGCGCGACATGGCTCGCGACATCGCCAAAACCGACGCATACCAGACGTCACGCTATCAGCGAAAGAAGGTGGAGATGCTCTTCGCGCACCTCAAACGCATTCTGAGGCTCGATAGATTGCGACTGCGAGGCCCCTGCGGTGCCCGCGATGAGTTCCATCTCGCCGCCATCGCCCAGAACCTCAGGAAATTGGCCAAGATCTGCACCCAGGGCACGGTAATCCCGGCCACTTAG
- a CDS encoding nucleotidyltransferase family protein: protein MKTVDMMYQTMLAEVGQRAMDDAWTLDFRPTGRFVKVRVKDRDYWYFDQPDGEGGQNRKYVGPVEDPEITKRVEDFSTIKTDYRTRRRLVSSLTRDGGLLAADRTSGVIVEALAAAGLFRLRAVLVGTLAFGAYSGLLSVRLPSTAIMTADADFAQDYAISAGVMDSLPPILKLLQSIDPTFRAVPILTGAETTAFINGEGYRVEFLTTNRGKDEYLDKPAEMPALGGARAQPLRFMDFLIREPVRTVLLYGAGVSVLVPDPARYAVHKLIVASRRRADGALKRDKDVMQAGILVEALLQTRRSSDLAMVYIEAWERGPQWQEGIKAGAAMLPNEHKDLLRECLEAGSKEIGEKAALPL from the coding sequence CTGAAAACCGTCGACATGATGTACCAGACGATGCTCGCCGAGGTTGGTCAGCGTGCCATGGATGATGCCTGGACGCTGGACTTCCGCCCGACAGGTCGCTTTGTCAAGGTCAGGGTCAAGGATCGCGATTACTGGTATTTCGATCAGCCAGACGGCGAAGGCGGTCAAAACCGAAAATATGTCGGTCCCGTCGAAGATCCTGAGATCACGAAACGCGTCGAGGACTTCTCCACCATCAAAACCGACTACAGGACACGCCGACGTCTGGTCTCCAGCCTGACGCGGGACGGAGGCTTGCTGGCGGCCGACCGAACCTCAGGTGTGATCGTCGAAGCTCTGGCGGCTGCAGGCCTCTTCCGGCTTCGCGCTGTGCTTGTAGGCACCCTCGCCTTCGGAGCCTATTCCGGCCTTCTGAGTGTCCGCCTTCCCTCCACTGCCATCATGACCGCAGATGCCGATTTCGCACAGGACTATGCGATTTCGGCCGGCGTCATGGATAGCCTGCCACCTATCCTCAAACTGCTGCAATCCATTGATCCGACTTTCCGTGCCGTGCCGATCCTGACCGGGGCGGAGACGACCGCATTCATCAATGGCGAAGGCTATCGCGTCGAATTTTTGACTACCAATCGGGGTAAGGACGAGTACTTGGACAAGCCTGCCGAGATGCCTGCCCTTGGTGGAGCACGCGCACAACCGCTTAGGTTTATGGATTTCCTTATCCGCGAACCCGTCAGAACGGTGCTCCTCTACGGAGCCGGTGTTTCGGTATTGGTGCCCGATCCAGCTCGCTATGCTGTTCACAAGCTCATCGTCGCGTCGCGACGTCGTGCCGACGGTGCACTCAAGCGCGACAAGGACGTGATGCAGGCCGGGATCCTTGTCGAGGCCCTGCTGCAGACCCGACGATCTTCCGACCTCGCAATGGTCTATATAGAAGCATGGGAACGTGGCCCTCAATGGCAGGAAGGCATCAAGGCCGGAGCCGCGATGTTACCCAACGAGCACAAAGACCTTCTCAGGGAATGTCTCGAGGCCGGAAGCAAGGAAATAGGGGAGAAAGCAGCCTTGCCGCTCTGA